TTTGTTGGCACTTAATGCGGTAAGGATTTCTTGGCTATCCAAGGGTTGATTTTTACAGCGAATAACCGCTTGTTCATCATCGCCTTTTAATTCCGCTTCATCTAAACTAAGCAACCATTGTGGCAAATGCTGTTGCTTAATCCAATCGGTCATTACTAAGCTAGGTTCATTAGCAAAGGCGAGGGGGACAACAGGCAATGAGCCTAAGGATTTACGCAATAAGGCTAACATATCTTCCGCGCGTTTACTTGAGGCGGCGTCCACATAAATCAGTTGATTTGCACTATCAATCCATAGGGCGGTTTGTTGGTGTTTGCTAAAGGCTCGTGGTAATAAGGTGGCAATCACATCATCTTTTAGGCTTTGTTTCTCGGTTTTGTTTAATTTACGTTGTTGTTTTTGTTCAAGTTCATCAATGCGTTCATCAAGGGCTTTTTTGATAACTTGAGCAGGTAAGATTTTTTCTTCTTTATGGGCAACCAGTAAAATTTGTTGATTAGCGGAGAAATGCAGCATTTCGCTACCTTTGAGTGGGCTTATCCAACCAAATTTGCTCATATCCTGTTGTTGGCAAGCAAAATACTGCTGTTGTTGTAATTGAGCCTGTAAGGCATTGTCTGACCAATCTAAAGGCTTGGTTAAACGGTATATCATGACATTTTTAAACCAGAACATAGTCAATCCTTTTATTATTTTGTTAGAATAGTCGCCCAATTTGCTTGCTTTATGGCAAGGCAGATAAAGATGATTGAGCTAAATGGGATATTGTACCCTAAAATAGGAAAAGAATATGCAACAAAAATCCATAGTATTTATTGGTGGCGGTAATATGGCACAAGCCATTATTTTTGGTTTATTGAGTAAAGGCTATCCTGCTCAGTTGATCAATGTGTGTGATCGCAATCCAAGCAAATTAGCCTTGTTTGCACACAAAGAGGTTGCCATTGAACAAGATAAAGAGAAAGCCTTGCAACAGGCAGAGGTTGTGGTATTAGCAGTTAAGCCACAAGCTATGGCGGAAACTTGTGCGGAATTTGCAAGTGCGGTGGATTTTAGCGATAAATTAGTGATTTCCATTGCCGCTGGGATCAGTTGTGCCAGATTAGCCCAATTATTGCCGTCCGCACAAGCCATTATTCGGGTTATGCCGAACACGCCAGCTTTGGTATCAGAGGGAATGACAGGCTTATTTGCCACTGAACAGGTTAATTTGCCATTGAAACAATTTGCACAACAACTTTTTTCAGCGGTGGGGCAAATTTGTTGGGTGGACGATGAACAACAAATGCACCATATTACCGCAGCAGCAGGCAGTAGTCCCGCTTATTTTTTCCTGTTTATGGAGGCAATGGCACAAGCCTTGGCAGACAGTGGCTTAGAACCTGAGCAAATTCGCTTGTTAATTCAGCAGTCAGCATTGGGGGCAGCCAAAATGGTGGTAGATAATCCTCAGTTATCCTTAAGTCAACTGCGTGAAAATGTAACTTCAAAGGGTGGTACAACCGCCGCAGCGTTGCAGGTTTTCCAACAACATCAATTTACTCAGCAAGTACAACAAGCGATGCAGGCTTGTATTGCACGTTCACAACAAATGGAAAAACAATTCTAATGATAGTTCGTCCTTTTACTTGGCTAGCCTTGAGTTTTTTTGGCTATTTTATTGCTTATGGCGTAGCCGTACCTTTTTTACCTGTTTGGTTAAAACATCAATCCTATGGGGCTGAATTAATTGGCTTAGTGTTAGCTTGTTCCTATTTCTTTCGCTTTTTAGGCGGCATACTTATCGCCAATCAGATCAAGTCGCCACAACAATTAATTCCTATGCTGAGAACCCTTGCTTGGTTAAGTATTGGATTAAGCCTATTAATGATTTTTACTGCCAATTATTTTTGGTTATTATTTATCGTTATTGCCCTATACAGTATGGTTAATTCCGCAGGTATTCCTTTAACCGATACCCTTGCCAATACTTGGCAAAAACAAATTTCCCTTGATTATGGCAAAGCTCGCTTAATTGGCTCAG
Above is a window of Volucribacter amazonae DNA encoding:
- the rdgC gene encoding recombination-associated protein RdgC, translating into MFWFKNVMIYRLTKPLDWSDNALQAQLQQQQYFACQQQDMSKFGWISPLKGSEMLHFSANQQILLVAHKEEKILPAQVIKKALDERIDELEQKQQRKLNKTEKQSLKDDVIATLLPRAFSKHQQTALWIDSANQLIYVDAASSKRAEDMLALLRKSLGSLPVVPLAFANEPSLVMTDWIKQQHLPQWLLSLDEAELKGDDEQAVIRCKNQPLDSQEILTALSANKRITKLALDWENHLSFLFNEDGSLKRLKFADDIRSKNDDILKEDYAQRFDADFLLMTSELANLTQHLLDEFGGEKARI
- the proC gene encoding pyrroline-5-carboxylate reductase → MQQKSIVFIGGGNMAQAIIFGLLSKGYPAQLINVCDRNPSKLALFAHKEVAIEQDKEKALQQAEVVVLAVKPQAMAETCAEFASAVDFSDKLVISIAAGISCARLAQLLPSAQAIIRVMPNTPALVSEGMTGLFATEQVNLPLKQFAQQLFSAVGQICWVDDEQQMHHITAAAGSSPAYFFLFMEAMAQALADSGLEPEQIRLLIQQSALGAAKMVVDNPQLSLSQLRENVTSKGGTTAAALQVFQQHQFTQQVQQAMQACIARSQQMEKQF